One genomic window of Chelonoidis abingdonii isolate Lonesome George chromosome 5, CheloAbing_2.0, whole genome shotgun sequence includes the following:
- the LOC116818635 gene encoding transmembrane protein 129 produces MESPAVTFTLAYLVFAVCFVFTPNEFRSAGLTVQNLLAGWLGSEDAAFIHYHLRRSTGTMLAHGLLPLGYYTGMCFAAPEKQLFYFYQASEGWKIFFLLAILVPTVTGILAYYWSQNGWDNHPLARTLAFHALPQSGWRAVASSINTEFRRIDKFTTGAPGARVIVTDTWVMKVTTYSLHVAQQQDIHLTVTDSRQHELSPDSNMPVQFLTIRVASINPYVKAFDIRLNSTEYGELREKLHAPIRNAANVVIHQSLSDLFLETFTSLVEINQTYPVPSNQELEPCIGCMQTNANIKLVKNCHEPNEGECQQCYCRPMWCLTCMGKWFASRQDQQHPETWLSSQVPCPTCRAKFCILDVCIIQ; encoded by the exons ATGGAGAGCCCCGCCGTCACCTTCACTTTGGCCTATCTGGTGTTCGCCGTCTGCTTCGTGTTCACCCCCAACGAGTTCCGCTCGGCCGGGCTCACCGTGCAGAACCTGCTGGCCGGCTGGCTGGGCAGCGAGGACGCGGCCTTCATCCACTACCACCTGCGGAGGAGCACCGGCACCATGCTGGCCCACGGCCTGCTGCCGCTCG GTTATTACACTGGCATGTGCTTTGCAGCACCAGAGaaacagcttttttatttttaccaggCCTCAGAAGGCTGGAAAATATTCTTCTTGCTGGCTATTCTTGTTCCAACAGTCACCGGCATCCTGGCTTATTACTGGTCACAGAACGGCTGGGATAACCATCCTTTAGCTCGGACACTTGCCTTTCATGCACTTCCACAGTCTGGTTGGCGGGCAGTGGCTTCTTCCATCAATACAGAATTCAGGAGGATTGACAAGTTTACTACTGGAGCACCAGGAGCAAGAGTGATTGTTACAGACACTTGGGTGATGAAAGTGACCACCTACAGTTTACATGTTGCCCAACAGCAGGACATTCATCTGACGGTGACAGATTCCAGACAGCATGAACTCTCACCTGATTCAAACATGCCCGTGCAGTTCCTCACCATCCGTGTTGCCAGTATTAATCCCTATGTGAAAGCTTTTGATATCCG GTTGAACTCCACAGAGTATGGGGAATTACGAGAGAAACTTCATGCTCCAATCCGTAATGCAGCTAACGTTGTGATCCATCAGAGCCTCAGTGACTTGTTTCTGGAAACCTTTACATCGCTGGTGGAAATTAATCAGACATACCCCGTTCCCAGCAATCAG GAGCTCGAGCCATGTATAGGGTGTATGCAGACTAATGCAAACATCAAGCTTGTTAAAAATTGCCATGAGCCAAATGAAGGAGAATGCCAGCAATGCTACTGTCGTCCTATGTGGTGCCTGACTTGCATGGGGAAATGGTTTGCCAGCCGGCAGGATCAGCAGCACCCAGAGACCTGGCTATCAAGCCAAGTGCCTTGTCCAACTTGCCGAGCGAAGTTTTGCATTTTAGATGTTTGCATAATACAATGA